The following are encoded in a window of Sagittula sp. P11 genomic DNA:
- a CDS encoding SDR family NAD(P)-dependent oxidoreductase: MTATVLITGAGSGIGLAVAQRVVARGARAILWDISGQALTAAQQELGAAVETAVVDVSDAGAIAGAPLEGVTHLVNNAGVLGQRMEWGALDAEHLQGILDVNVVGLMMVTQAFMKARVPHPQAAIVNLSSIAGENGGAPGFAAYGASKGAIMALTRAMARDFAPDLRVNALAPGIIDTPIQDAVMTAPNARAQAAEGIPLGRLGTADEVAGTAEWLLFDAPYVTGEILKVAGGRR, translated from the coding sequence ATGACCGCGACGGTCCTGATCACCGGGGCGGGCTCGGGCATCGGTCTTGCCGTGGCGCAGCGGGTTGTAGCGCGCGGCGCGCGGGCCATCCTGTGGGACATTTCCGGCCAGGCGCTCACGGCGGCGCAGCAGGAGCTTGGCGCGGCTGTCGAGACCGCCGTTGTCGATGTTTCCGATGCGGGTGCCATCGCCGGCGCCCCGCTTGAAGGTGTCACGCACCTGGTGAACAACGCGGGCGTCCTCGGGCAACGCATGGAATGGGGCGCTCTCGACGCGGAGCATCTGCAAGGCATCCTCGACGTCAACGTGGTCGGACTGATGATGGTGACACAGGCCTTCATGAAGGCGCGTGTCCCGCATCCGCAAGCGGCGATCGTCAACCTCTCTTCCATTGCGGGGGAGAACGGCGGCGCGCCGGGATTTGCCGCTTATGGCGCGTCCAAGGGCGCGATCATGGCGCTGACGCGGGCCATGGCGCGGGACTTTGCGCCCGACCTGAGGGTCAACGCGCTGGCCCCGGGCATCATCGACACGCCGATCCAGGACGCGGTGATGACGGCGCCGAATGCCCGCGCGCAGGCCGCGGAGGGCATCCCGCTGGGCCGGCTCGGCACGGCGGACGAGGTTGCGGGCACGGCCGAATGGCTGCTGTTCGACGCGCCCTACGTGACGGGCGAAATCCTCAAGGTTGCGGGAGGACGGCGGTGA
- a CDS encoding oxaloacetate decarboxylase has translation MTRENALRTRLDTGLLTVAPGAPDVLTARLVQGQGFDAVYMTGLGATAARLGKPDLGLMTQTEMADHARAMVRAVDIPVIADADTGYGGALNVARTVEEYLQGGVAAMHIEDQLSPKRCGQLAGVRLVSPEEGAHRLKAAVEARGTGDILIIGRTDALQPLGLDEAVARAARYRDAGVDLVFVDGVKTRAEVEAIARRVEGPKVLSLVDGTDAASVSIEDVREMGFSVVMYAVTTLFAAARASATALARLKSTGVAGGGDALTYAEFCEIVDLANHQDFAHRHGE, from the coding sequence ATGACCCGCGAAAATGCACTGCGGACCCGGCTTGATACTGGCCTGCTCACCGTCGCGCCGGGGGCGCCCGATGTGCTTACCGCACGACTGGTGCAGGGGCAGGGGTTCGACGCTGTCTACATGACCGGGCTTGGCGCGACGGCGGCCCGCCTGGGCAAACCCGACCTCGGCCTGATGACCCAGACAGAGATGGCAGATCATGCCCGCGCCATGGTGCGCGCGGTGGACATCCCGGTGATCGCGGATGCCGATACGGGCTACGGCGGCGCACTCAACGTCGCGCGCACGGTCGAGGAATACCTGCAGGGCGGTGTCGCCGCGATGCACATCGAGGACCAGCTTTCACCCAAGCGCTGCGGCCAGTTGGCAGGCGTAAGGCTCGTGTCGCCCGAGGAGGGCGCGCACCGCCTGAAAGCCGCCGTCGAGGCGCGCGGCACGGGTGATATCCTGATCATCGGGCGCACCGACGCGCTGCAGCCGCTCGGGCTCGACGAGGCGGTGGCCCGTGCGGCCCGGTATCGGGATGCCGGTGTCGATCTCGTCTTCGTCGACGGGGTGAAGACCCGCGCCGAGGTCGAGGCGATTGCCCGCCGGGTCGAGGGGCCGAAGGTGCTGAGCCTCGTCGACGGAACGGATGCCGCGTCGGTTTCCATCGAGGATGTGCGGGAAATGGGTTTCTCCGTCGTGATGTATGCGGTCACGACCCTCTTCGCGGCGGCTCGGGCAAGCGCCACCGCGCTGGCACGTCTCAAGAGCACGGGTGTTGCAGGCGGCGGCGACGCTTTGACCTACGCGGAATTCTGCGAGATCGTCGACCTGGCGAACCACCAGGACTTTGCCCACAGGCACGGCGAATGA
- a CDS encoding L-idonate 5-dehydrogenase, with protein MKAVVIHGARDLRVDPFEDALPPGPGEAQVAVANGGICGSDLHYYLHGGFGAIRVQQPMALGHEVSGVVTALGAGVEGLRVGDNVAVNPSRPCGTCAYCLRGQPNQCLDMRFNGSAMRTPHEQGLFRETLTVPVQLLERFDSGADLAHAAMTEPLAVCLHAVRQAGSLVGQTVFVAGCGPIGCLTVAAARLAGATRIVAADISDTPLAIARAMGADETINLAAGSDAMEPLKRDKGQVDVGFECSGAAPALRGLLDITRAGGRIVLVGMGGDAPLPLQLTVAKELTLKGTFRFHEEFATAARVISDGRIDLSPLLTGVYEMEEAVAAFDLAADKSRAMKVQIRFSGG; from the coding sequence ATGAAAGCGGTTGTCATCCACGGCGCGCGCGATCTGCGGGTCGATCCCTTCGAGGATGCCCTGCCGCCCGGCCCGGGCGAGGCCCAGGTCGCTGTCGCGAATGGCGGGATCTGCGGATCGGACCTGCATTACTACCTGCATGGCGGGTTCGGTGCGATCCGGGTTCAGCAGCCGATGGCGCTGGGGCACGAGGTATCCGGTGTCGTCACGGCCCTTGGCGCAGGCGTCGAGGGTCTGCGCGTGGGCGACAACGTCGCGGTGAACCCGTCGCGGCCCTGCGGGACCTGCGCCTATTGCCTGCGTGGTCAGCCGAACCAGTGCCTAGACATGCGGTTCAACGGATCGGCCATGCGCACGCCGCACGAACAGGGGCTGTTCCGTGAAACCCTGACGGTGCCTGTGCAGCTTCTCGAACGCTTCGATTCGGGGGCCGATCTGGCCCATGCCGCCATGACGGAGCCGCTCGCCGTATGCCTGCATGCGGTGCGGCAGGCGGGGTCTCTGGTCGGGCAGACGGTCTTTGTCGCCGGATGCGGTCCGATCGGATGCCTCACCGTCGCCGCCGCGCGTCTGGCCGGGGCGACGCGGATCGTGGCCGCCGACATTTCGGACACGCCGCTCGCCATTGCCCGCGCGATGGGGGCCGACGAGACGATCAATCTTGCCGCCGGGTCCGACGCGATGGAGCCGCTGAAGCGGGACAAGGGGCAGGTTGATGTCGGATTCGAATGTTCCGGGGCGGCGCCCGCGTTGCGCGGCCTGCTCGACATCACGCGGGCAGGTGGCCGGATCGTGCTTGTCGGCATGGGTGGCGATGCGCCGCTGCCGCTGCAACTGACTGTCGCCAAGGAATTGACCCTGAAGGGCACCTTCCGTTTCCACGAGGAATTCGCCACCGCGGCGCGTGTCATCTCGGACGGGCGCATCGACCTGAGCCCCTTGCTGACCGGGGTCTACGAGATGGAGGAGGCCGTCGCGGCCTTCGACCTCGCGGCGGACAAGTCCCGCGCCATGAAGGTGCAGATCCGCTTCTCCGGCGGCTGA
- a CDS encoding ABC transporter substrate-binding protein → MTLRRMLGATALAFLPALQAVADPITVTDIVGREVTLDGPADRVILGEGRQIFFAAVLDRDDPFKRVVGWRDDLLQAAPESYEMYAEKFPELTEIPTFGGFKDGTFDIEQAVALDPDVMILNLEAKAATDEAGYEEKLAKVGIPIVYVDFREKPFEHTAQSMHIIGELFGKEDRAAEFNAFYEEQIARVTDVIAAQDDLDRPLVFVDRAGGYSEDCCMSFGHGNFGTFVELAGGENMAKPFIPGTFGTINAEQIIASDPDQIVVTGGNWEAYVPGGSWVGVGPGSDEDEARAKLAALMERPGFTGVKAVEDGQVHAIWHQFYNNPYSFVAVQRLATWLHPDLFPDLDPDETLVELHERFLPVDYHPGYWVSLAPTTN, encoded by the coding sequence ATGACCCTGAGACGGATGCTTGGCGCCACTGCGCTGGCCTTCTTGCCCGCCCTTCAGGCGGTGGCCGATCCCATCACCGTGACCGATATCGTCGGGCGCGAGGTCACGCTGGACGGGCCCGCCGACCGCGTGATCCTCGGCGAAGGCCGGCAGATCTTCTTTGCCGCCGTGCTCGACAGGGACGACCCGTTCAAACGCGTCGTCGGCTGGCGTGACGACCTTCTGCAGGCGGCCCCCGAAAGCTACGAGATGTACGCCGAGAAGTTCCCGGAGCTTACGGAGATCCCGACCTTCGGCGGCTTCAAGGACGGCACCTTCGACATCGAGCAGGCAGTGGCGCTGGACCCGGACGTGATGATCCTGAACCTCGAGGCCAAGGCCGCCACAGATGAAGCGGGCTACGAGGAAAAGCTGGCCAAGGTCGGCATCCCGATCGTCTACGTCGACTTCCGTGAAAAGCCGTTCGAGCACACCGCACAGTCGATGCACATCATCGGCGAACTCTTCGGCAAGGAGGACCGCGCGGCGGAGTTCAACGCCTTCTACGAAGAACAGATTGCGCGGGTGACGGACGTGATCGCCGCGCAGGACGACCTCGACCGCCCGCTGGTCTTCGTCGACCGCGCAGGCGGTTACTCAGAAGACTGCTGCATGTCCTTCGGCCACGGCAACTTCGGCACCTTCGTCGAACTGGCGGGGGGCGAGAACATGGCCAAGCCCTTCATCCCCGGCACCTTCGGCACGATCAACGCCGAGCAGATCATCGCGTCCGATCCCGACCAGATCGTCGTGACGGGCGGCAACTGGGAAGCCTACGTGCCCGGCGGTTCCTGGGTCGGCGTCGGCCCCGGATCGGACGAGGACGAGGCGCGTGCAAAGCTGGCCGCGCTGATGGAGCGCCCCGGCTTCACCGGCGTCAAGGCGGTGGAAGACGGACAGGTCCACGCGATCTGGCACCAGTTCTACAACAACCCCTACAGCTTTGTCGCCGTGCAGCGGCTCGCGACCTGGCTGCACCCGGATCTTTTCCCGGATCTCGACCCCGATGAGACGCTGGTCGAACTGCACGAACGGTTCCTGCCGGTCGACTACCACCCGGGCTACTGGGTGTCTCTGGCGCCGACCACCAACTGA
- a CDS encoding iron ABC transporter permease, producing MAALTTNAPTHAASYRGLVARRIAILGGLTVLLMLSLAVDVSLGPARYGLWDVLHTVLAPGAADVQMRVVIWDIRMPMALLAVVVGASLSLAGAQMQTILSNPLASPFTLGLSAAASFGAALAMVLGVALFPTAIALMVPINAFAMAMAAALLIFGLSTMRGVTVETIVLLGIALVFSFNAALALLQYFASEQALSAVVFWTMGSLTKATWPKVAVVTAILLICTPLFARRAWALTAIRLGETRAAAMGVPVKRLRLEALFLVSLLAAVPVSFVGTIGFIGIVGPHVARLLLGEDQRFFLPGAMLSGALILSATSVLSKAILPGAVLPIGIITALVGVPFFAALILTKGRKSW from the coding sequence ATGGCTGCGCTTACGACGAATGCCCCCACCCACGCCGCCAGCTACCGCGGGCTGGTCGCCCGGCGGATCGCGATCCTCGGCGGCCTGACCGTTCTTCTGATGCTGTCGCTTGCAGTAGATGTCTCGCTCGGCCCGGCCCGCTATGGCCTTTGGGACGTGTTGCATACGGTCCTAGCCCCCGGCGCCGCGGATGTGCAGATGCGCGTGGTGATCTGGGACATCCGGATGCCCATGGCGCTGCTGGCGGTCGTCGTCGGCGCCAGCCTGTCGCTCGCGGGCGCGCAGATGCAGACGATCCTCTCGAACCCGCTGGCCAGCCCCTTCACCCTCGGCCTGTCGGCGGCCGCAAGCTTCGGCGCGGCGCTGGCGATGGTGCTGGGCGTCGCGCTCTTCCCGACGGCCATCGCGCTGATGGTCCCGATCAACGCCTTTGCCATGGCCATGGCTGCGGCGCTGCTGATCTTCGGCCTGTCGACGATGCGCGGCGTGACGGTGGAAACCATCGTCCTTCTGGGCATCGCGTTGGTCTTCAGCTTCAACGCGGCGCTGGCCCTGCTTCAGTACTTCGCGTCCGAGCAGGCGCTGTCGGCGGTGGTGTTCTGGACCATGGGCAGCCTGACCAAGGCGACCTGGCCCAAGGTCGCCGTCGTAACCGCGATCCTGCTGATCTGCACACCGCTGTTCGCACGCCGGGCCTGGGCGCTGACCGCCATCCGGCTGGGCGAGACCCGCGCGGCGGCGATGGGCGTTCCGGTCAAGCGCCTGCGTCTCGAGGCGCTGTTCCTCGTGTCGCTTCTGGCGGCTGTGCCGGTGTCCTTCGTCGGCACCATCGGCTTCATCGGCATCGTCGGCCCGCACGTGGCGCGCCTGCTGCTGGGAGAAGACCAGCGCTTCTTCCTGCCCGGCGCCATGCTGTCCGGCGCGCTGATCCTCTCCGCGACCTCTGTCCTGTCCAAGGCGATCCTGCCTGGCGCGGTCCTGCCCATCGGCATCATCACGGCGCTGGTCGGCGTGCCGTTCTTTGCCGCGCTGATCCTGACGAAAGGCCGCAAGTCATGGTAA
- a CDS encoding ABC transporter ATP-binding protein, translating into MVSLALDRVGARYGRRQILSDVSTPDIPGGALTALVGANAAGKSTLFRRIAGQLRGAGEVRLSGAEDTDLRYMPQDTAMSAALTVYESVILALKQGGGSWRLSAAELAAVDEVLHRFGVAHLANRQLPELSGGQRQAVSVAQTLVTRPKVVLMDEPTSALDLYRQYEVLDALHRYAEDTGAVVILALHDLNQVMRACRTVMALAGGRILATGPTLEVLTPELIGTLYGIDSRVERCSRGCPMMIVDGPARSTERRDEAATAS; encoded by the coding sequence ATGGTAAGCCTCGCCCTCGACCGGGTCGGTGCCCGCTACGGTCGCCGCCAGATCCTGTCCGACGTCTCCACCCCAGATATTCCGGGCGGTGCACTGACCGCGCTGGTCGGCGCGAACGCCGCCGGGAAGTCCACCCTCTTCCGCCGCATTGCCGGACAGTTGCGCGGTGCCGGAGAGGTGCGCCTTTCCGGGGCGGAGGACACCGACCTGCGCTACATGCCACAGGACACCGCCATGAGCGCGGCGCTGACCGTCTATGAATCCGTCATCCTCGCGCTGAAACAGGGGGGCGGAAGCTGGCGCCTGTCCGCCGCCGAGCTGGCTGCGGTGGACGAGGTGCTGCACCGCTTCGGCGTGGCGCATCTGGCGAACCGGCAGTTGCCGGAGCTCTCCGGCGGCCAGCGGCAGGCGGTCAGCGTCGCGCAGACTTTGGTGACGCGGCCCAAGGTTGTTCTGATGGACGAACCGACCTCGGCGCTGGACCTCTACCGGCAATACGAGGTGCTGGATGCGCTGCACCGCTACGCGGAGGACACCGGCGCGGTGGTCATCCTCGCGCTGCACGACCTCAACCAGGTGATGCGCGCCTGCAGGACGGTGATGGCCCTGGCCGGGGGCCGCATCCTTGCCACCGGGCCGACGCTCGAGGTCCTGACGCCGGAGCTGATCGGCACGCTCTACGGCATTGACAGCCGGGTTGAGCGGTGTTCGCGCGGTTGTCCGATGATGATCGTGGACGGACCGGCCCGGTCGACGGAACGGCGGGACGAAGCGGCCACCGCGTCCTGA
- a CDS encoding ABC transporter substrate-binding protein, with product MIRNRTGLVSACLIAAAPLLAGTALADKSDDTMRVAFTEDIINLDYNFTTKREYIIISELIDETLLAINPSDGSYAPALASDYTQVDPVTLDVTLREGILFHDGTEMTAEDVAYTYNTVASGESQSLSGARIEVWFDRAEVLEPYKVRFHFKQQYPLALQDMAIRVPIRKAGTYGTDGTIDVNAASGGPVGLGPYKVTSFEPGDELVLERFAEYYDGSPKGDPSIGTIVIRSLPDEGTQQAELISGSIDWIYDVPRDVAENLGNMPQVKHLSGPDRRIGFLILDAGGLAEPDGPLTDLKVRRAVAHAIDREEIAAALIGGAAAAIDGARHPSELGCNQQVTTYEYDPEKARQLLAEAGYEDGFEMELWGYRDKPMGEAIVADLNEVGIDATLRQVKLDSLNVARANRQISSYFGTWGGDTAPPIRQHFDPDSDRNLSGDAELAQMVTDAYVSLDADEQSDLFAKIHARITDQVYWVPLWSYSVNYLTDPDLDFPTDDDGFPRLYKASWGE from the coding sequence ATGATACGAAATAGGACCGGGCTTGTTTCGGCCTGTCTGATTGCTGCGGCCCCGCTGCTGGCGGGCACGGCCCTTGCGGACAAGTCGGACGACACCATGCGTGTCGCCTTCACCGAGGACATCATCAACCTCGACTACAACTTCACGACGAAGCGCGAGTACATCATCATCTCGGAACTGATCGACGAGACGCTTCTCGCGATCAATCCCTCCGACGGCAGCTACGCGCCCGCGCTGGCGTCCGATTACACGCAGGTCGATCCGGTGACGCTGGACGTCACGCTGCGCGAGGGCATCCTGTTCCACGACGGCACCGAAATGACCGCCGAGGACGTCGCCTACACCTACAACACGGTGGCCTCCGGGGAGTCGCAGAGCCTGTCCGGCGCGCGGATCGAGGTCTGGTTCGACCGCGCCGAGGTGCTGGAGCCCTACAAGGTCCGGTTCCATTTCAAGCAGCAGTATCCGCTGGCCCTGCAGGACATGGCGATCCGGGTGCCGATCCGCAAAGCCGGCACATACGGGACCGATGGCACCATCGACGTGAACGCGGCGTCGGGCGGGCCGGTGGGGCTTGGGCCCTACAAGGTCACGTCCTTCGAACCGGGCGACGAACTCGTGCTCGAACGCTTCGCGGAATACTACGATGGCAGCCCGAAGGGCGATCCCTCCATCGGGACCATCGTCATCCGTTCGCTGCCCGACGAAGGGACCCAGCAGGCGGAACTGATCTCGGGCAGCATCGACTGGATCTACGACGTGCCGCGCGACGTGGCCGAGAACCTCGGCAACATGCCGCAGGTCAAGCACCTGTCGGGTCCCGACCGGCGCATCGGTTTCCTGATCCTCGATGCCGGCGGGCTGGCCGAACCGGACGGGCCGCTGACCGACCTCAAGGTCCGCCGCGCCGTGGCCCATGCCATCGACCGCGAGGAGATCGCCGCAGCCCTGATCGGCGGCGCGGCGGCCGCCATCGACGGCGCCCGCCACCCCTCGGAACTCGGCTGCAACCAGCAGGTGACGACCTACGAATACGATCCCGAAAAGGCGCGTCAGTTGCTGGCGGAGGCCGGGTATGAAGACGGGTTCGAGATGGAGCTTTGGGGTTATCGCGACAAGCCCATGGGCGAAGCCATCGTCGCGGACCTGAACGAGGTGGGTATCGACGCCACGCTGCGGCAGGTCAAGCTGGACAGCCTCAACGTGGCCCGCGCCAACCGGCAGATCTCGTCGTACTTCGGGACATGGGGCGGGGACACGGCGCCGCCGATCCGGCAGCACTTCGACCCGGATAGCGACCGCAACCTGTCCGGCGACGCCGAACTCGCGCAGATGGTGACGGACGCCTACGTTTCGCTGGACGCGGACGAGCAGTCCGACCTCTTCGCCAAGATCCACGCGCGGATCACCGACCAGGTGTACTGGGTGCCGCTGTGGTCGTACTCGGTGAACTACCTGACCGACCCGGATCTGGACTTTCCGACGGACGACGACGGGTTCCCGCGGCTCTACAAGGCCTCCTGGGGCGAGTGA
- a CDS encoding LysR family transcriptional regulator, with translation MNLRGLQLFRDIVVTGTLSEAANRSNMSHSAASRLLTQLEYQLGLTLFSRSRRALELTEHGTLFYQQISNTLDGLKEIPHIARDIASRGNRTLSIVAAAPLANGLVVPALARIYAAAGNSNCNIQVESRFAIESKVAAGGYDVGLISLPVENEIVPLDIVPILRARLCILLPSDHPLAELQEIPVDRLAEEPFVTLAAGQRWRVRLDELMGSAGYRPSILFQTGSTVVTIEMVRSGIGLTLSDLVFFPAILHDRHVLRPVEGDNWITYAAIFAKGSRPVLAEPFLDALSDHVEEQRATYPAVADLMYLI, from the coding sequence ATGAACCTGCGTGGCCTCCAGCTCTTTCGGGACATCGTGGTCACCGGCACCCTGTCGGAGGCTGCGAACAGATCGAACATGTCGCATTCGGCGGCCAGCCGTCTTCTGACGCAGCTCGAATACCAGCTCGGGCTGACCCTGTTCTCGCGGTCGCGCCGCGCGCTGGAACTGACCGAACACGGCACGCTGTTCTACCAGCAGATATCCAACACGCTCGACGGGCTGAAGGAGATCCCGCACATCGCGCGCGACATCGCGAGCCGGGGCAACCGGACCCTGTCCATCGTCGCGGCGGCGCCGCTGGCGAACGGGCTGGTGGTGCCGGCGCTGGCACGGATCTACGCAGCCGCGGGCAACAGCAACTGCAACATCCAGGTCGAAAGCCGGTTCGCCATCGAGAGCAAGGTGGCCGCGGGCGGCTATGACGTGGGACTGATCTCTCTGCCGGTGGAGAACGAGATCGTTCCACTGGACATCGTCCCGATCCTGCGCGCGCGCCTGTGCATCCTGCTGCCCAGCGACCATCCGCTGGCAGAGCTGCAGGAGATCCCGGTGGACCGGCTGGCCGAAGAACCGTTCGTGACCCTGGCGGCAGGTCAGCGGTGGCGGGTGCGGCTCGATGAACTGATGGGCAGCGCGGGCTACCGGCCGAGTATCCTGTTCCAGACGGGTTCGACCGTTGTGACCATCGAAATGGTGCGCAGCGGCATCGGCCTGACCCTCAGCGATCTGGTCTTCTTCCCCGCCATCCTGCACGACCGCCATGTGCTGCGGCCGGTGGAGGGCGACAACTGGATCACCTACGCCGCGATCTTTGCCAAGGGATCGCGGCCCGTCCTGGCAGAGCCGTTCCTCGACGCGCTGAGCGACCACGTTGAGGAACAGCGCGCCACTTACCCGGCGGTGGCGGACCTCATGTACCTGATCTGA
- a CDS encoding lyase family protein has product MNSPVSGLEHSGRPGGALTPQTLFSRESLWQSWLDVEAALAEIQAEMGMIPDWAATQIRRAATVDQIGADVLERHIRRTMAPVMSLTRLLAEAAGEAGSYVHWGATTQNVMQTGRILLIREADAAIRTNLATALRLLAGLADEHATTLMAGRTNRQHALPITFGFKVAGWIEELGRAVQRLDGGADRLFSLPFGGAVGAFHAYGPEGQELHRRLAERLGLRDLLVPGRAVNDLFADYVIQLCLLAMTIERIAGEIYLLMTQEVGELAERLEEGTVGSSTMPHKINPKFVVRVLSEAAELRNMSAMALETGRTSHEGDAAANQLLGSMLDRAVPLAWQLTEGFHVLLSRTSVDVARMERNTRLTQGGIATENLMMKLAPRTGRAKAHDMVHHALGKPRADGESVVEILQSDAAIADHLTRDEIRLALDPAEYCGDSERIAKEAADMARAIADRLGLVRSGT; this is encoded by the coding sequence ATGAATTCGCCCGTAAGCGGTCTTGAGCACAGCGGACGGCCCGGTGGCGCGCTGACTCCGCAGACCCTGTTTTCCCGTGAATCGCTCTGGCAATCCTGGCTGGACGTGGAGGCCGCGCTGGCAGAGATCCAGGCCGAGATGGGGATGATCCCGGACTGGGCTGCCACGCAGATCCGGCGGGCCGCGACCGTCGACCAGATCGGCGCCGATGTCTTGGAAAGACACATCCGCCGGACGATGGCGCCGGTCATGTCGCTCACGAGGCTGCTGGCGGAGGCTGCCGGTGAGGCGGGCAGTTACGTGCATTGGGGGGCCACGACGCAGAACGTCATGCAGACGGGCCGCATCCTGCTGATCCGCGAGGCGGACGCGGCGATCCGGACCAATCTCGCCACGGCGCTGCGGCTGCTGGCCGGGCTGGCCGACGAACACGCCACGACCCTGATGGCGGGCCGCACCAACCGTCAGCACGCGCTGCCGATCACCTTCGGGTTCAAGGTCGCGGGCTGGATCGAGGAACTGGGCCGGGCGGTGCAGCGGCTGGACGGCGGCGCGGACCGGCTGTTCTCGCTGCCATTCGGGGGCGCGGTCGGCGCCTTCCACGCCTACGGGCCGGAGGGGCAGGAGCTGCACCGCCGTCTTGCCGAACGGCTGGGGTTGCGCGACCTGCTGGTGCCCGGCCGCGCGGTCAACGACCTTTTCGCGGATTACGTCATCCAGCTTTGCCTGCTGGCCATGACGATCGAGCGGATCGCGGGCGAAATCTACCTGCTGATGACACAGGAGGTGGGCGAGCTTGCCGAGCGGCTGGAGGAGGGCACGGTCGGATCGTCGACCATGCCGCACAAGATCAATCCTAAATTCGTGGTGCGCGTCCTGTCCGAAGCCGCCGAGCTGCGGAACATGTCGGCCATGGCGCTGGAAACCGGGCGGACGAGCCACGAGGGCGACGCGGCGGCCAACCAGTTGCTGGGCTCGATGCTGGACCGGGCCGTGCCGCTGGCCTGGCAACTGACCGAAGGCTTCCATGTCCTCCTGTCGCGTACCTCTGTCGACGTGGCCCGGATGGAGCGCAACACCCGCCTGACCCAGGGCGGGATCGCGACCGAGAACCTGATGATGAAGCTGGCGCCCAGAACCGGGCGCGCGAAGGCGCACGACATGGTGCATCACGCGCTTGGAAAACCTCGGGCGGACGGGGAGAGCGTCGTCGAAATCCTGCAATCGGATGCCGCCATCGCGGACCATCTGACGCGCGACGAGATCCGTCTGGCACTCGACCCCGCGGAGTACTGCGGAGACAGCGAACGCATCGCGAAGGAGGCGGCCGACATGGCGCGCGCCATCGCGGACCGGCTGGGCCTCGTCAGATCAGGTACATGA